GAAAAAATAGAGATATAAATTAAAATCCCTTCTATAAAATTAAGAAGGGATTTTTTCTCTTTACTGATTTAGATAATCAATTGCATATTGAGCATATAAAGCACTTCCAATTTCAAAAACATCTTCATCTACATCAAATTTTTCATGATGATGTGGATAGATAATACCTTTTTCTTCATTTCTAGCTCCAAGATTTACCATAACTCCAGGAACTCTATTTGAAAATTCTGAAAAGTCTTCTCCACCAGTTGAAGGAGGTCTATAAATTACATTAGATTCTCCAACTAATTTACTAGCAGAAGTTTTAGCTAAATCTGAATATGTTGAATTATTAATTGTAGGTCCAACACCAAGAGTATAAGTAACTTCAGCAGTTGCTCGATATGCTTCAGCAGTACTTTTAGCTATTCTTTCGATTATCTTAGGAAAATTTTCTCTGATTGAAAGGTTGTAGCATCTAGTTGTTCCCTCTAAAGTCGCAGTTTGAGCGATAACATTGAAACGGCTTCCAGAAACAATTGATCCAACAGTAAGAACCACAGGTTCTAAAGGAGAGAATTCTCTACTTACAATAGATTGTAGATTCATAACAATTGCAGAAGCCACAACAACAGCATCGACACACTGATCAGGACGAGCTCCATGTCCACCTTTTCCTGTAATTTTTATGGAAAAAATATCAGCAGATGCACATCTAGGACCAGCATCAGCCGAAACACTTCCAGCTGGGAGGTCTGAAGATATATGCATTCCAAAGATATTATCAACATTGTTTAAAACACCACAGTTTACCATTTTTAAAGCTCCACGAGCGACTTCCTCTCCTGGTTGAAAAATTAGTTTAACATTTCCATTTAGCTCATTTTCCATATTTTTTAAAATTTTAGCAGCTCCTAGAAGCATTGCAGCGTGAGTGTCATGACCACATGCATGCATAAGTCCAGGAGTTTCAGAACTATACGAGGTGTTTGTTGCCTCTGTTACAGACAGAGCATCAATATCACCTCTTAATGCCACAGTTTTACCATTATTTTTACCAGAAATAGTTGCAACTACCCCAGTGTCCCCTATAATTTCAGCTGCAATACCAAATTTTTCAAGCTCCTCTTTAATTCTTTTAGATGTTCGATACTCTTCAAGACTAGCTTCTGGAAATCTGTGAAACTCCCTTCTCATAGAGATAACATAATCTTTATATTTTTTAGCCAACTCCTTTGTTTTCATAAAAACCTCCCAATAAATTTATTTTAACACGTATGTTTTTGCTAAGTCAGTGAAACCATTCTTTTGTAAAACTAAGTTTTTAACAGCTTTTCTAGCCCCTAAATTATAATGAGGATATACTAATGTATAGTGTGGTAATTCGTTTTGAATTATCTCTTGTGCTTTAAAATAAAGATCTTTTCTTTTGTTTTGATCAACAGTAGTTCTAGCTTCTAATAATAAAGAATCAATCTCTTTATTGTCATAAAAACTTCTATTTCCAGACATTCCTTTTTCCTTTGAATGGAAAAGTGGGTATAAAGCAGGATCTCCATCAACAGAGGAGATGTTCCAAGAAAGAAGATATAAAGCTTTGTTTGGCTGAGAAGTTATAGTTACATATGTACTCCACTCGAAAATTTTAATTTCAGCAGTTATTCCAATCTCTTTTAATTGATCTTGAATAATAGTACACATATCTATCCATGTTGATTGTGCTGATGTCCAAAGTTCAATGCTAAGTCCATTTTCAAATCCAGCCTCTTTCATAAGTTGTTTGGCTAAATTTATATCTTGTGGATACTTTTTAACATTTGGATTATAAACATCTATAACTGGAGGAATAGGGGAGTCTCCAGAAAGAGCAGCTCCTCTAAAAACAAATTCAGCTAAAGATTCGTTATCAATTGCATAAGCAATAGCTTCTCTAAGTTTTTTATTTTGAAATAATGGATTTGTATTATCAAAGCCTAGGTAAAGAGTCGATGGAGCCTCTACTTCAAGCAACTCTAAATCACTACTATCTTTAATAGTTTCTCTATCCATGATTCCAATATCAAAGGCAATATCAACTTCGCCAGTTTCAAGAGCGATGGTTCTATTTGTAACTTCAGGAATACTTCTAACAATAAGAGTTTTATTTTTAGGAATTTCACCGTAATAATTATTAAACGCTTCTACGATAATTTTATCTCCTGGAATCCACTCTTTAAATTTATATGGACCACTTCCAATAGGATTTTGTGAGAAATTAAATCCTAGCTCATCCACAGCTTTCTTGCTAACAATAGCTCCTCCCACACTACTTAAATATTTAAACATAGCACCAAAAGGTTTATCAGTTGTTATTTGTACTGTATACTTATCAATAGCTTGAACATTTATAATAGGTGTAAAATTATATCCAACTTGTGCAGAAGATTTAGCTCGGTTTAATGAAAATACTACGTCTTCAGATGTTAAGTTTTCTCCATTATGAAAAGTGATGTCTTCTCTTAGATGGAAAATAGTGTTTAGGTCGTCAACTTGCTCCCAACTTGTGGCAATTTGTGGTGTTATATTTAAATTTTCATCTAAAGTAAGAAGAGATTCAAACATAAGGTTTATCACTTTATTTGAAACAGTATCAATACTTTTTTGAGGATCTAAAGTTTTCACATCAGATCTTTGGGCAATAACAAGGGTGTCTTTAAATTGGCTCTCTACCTTACCGAAAGTATTAGTAGAGAATAGAGAAAGGTAAATAGTAAAAATAAACCAAATGTTTTTCATAGAATCATCTCCTTAAAATTTTATATAAAAAAAACAGCCATTTCTGGCTGTTATAAACACAACTATTTTAAATTAAATCAAAAATTAGAGAAAGAGAAGACTATGAAAATAAATAGTATTCATTTTTAATTTTTTAAAAGAGTTTACTTGTGAATTTATATTTAGCCAATTGAAAATATAGTTTTTATCTAGTATAAAAATAAATGCTAGCAGCAGCAGAAATAGATAGAAACTAAAGCTAAATATAAATAGTGTCATTTTGTAACCTCCCTTAAATTTTTTATTTTGTTAAGTATAAAT
This region of Cetobacterium somerae ATCC BAA-474 genomic DNA includes:
- a CDS encoding amidohydrolase; translation: MKTKELAKKYKDYVISMRREFHRFPEASLEEYRTSKRIKEELEKFGIAAEIIGDTGVVATISGKNNGKTVALRGDIDALSVTEATNTSYSSETPGLMHACGHDTHAAMLLGAAKILKNMENELNGNVKLIFQPGEEVARGALKMVNCGVLNNVDNIFGMHISSDLPAGSVSADAGPRCASADIFSIKITGKGGHGARPDQCVDAVVVASAIVMNLQSIVSREFSPLEPVVLTVGSIVSGSRFNVIAQTATLEGTTRCYNLSIRENFPKIIERIAKSTAEAYRATAEVTYTLGVGPTINNSTYSDLAKTSASKLVGESNVIYRPPSTGGEDFSEFSNRVPGVMVNLGARNEEKGIIYPHHHEKFDVDEDVFEIGSALYAQYAIDYLNQ
- a CDS encoding ABC transporter substrate-binding protein; this translates as MKNIWFIFTIYLSLFSTNTFGKVESQFKDTLVIAQRSDVKTLDPQKSIDTVSNKVINLMFESLLTLDENLNITPQIATSWEQVDDLNTIFHLREDITFHNGENLTSEDVVFSLNRAKSSAQVGYNFTPIINVQAIDKYTVQITTDKPFGAMFKYLSSVGGAIVSKKAVDELGFNFSQNPIGSGPYKFKEWIPGDKIIVEAFNNYYGEIPKNKTLIVRSIPEVTNRTIALETGEVDIAFDIGIMDRETIKDSSDLELLEVEAPSTLYLGFDNTNPLFQNKKLREAIAYAIDNESLAEFVFRGAALSGDSPIPPVIDVYNPNVKKYPQDINLAKQLMKEAGFENGLSIELWTSAQSTWIDMCTIIQDQLKEIGITAEIKIFEWSTYVTITSQPNKALYLLSWNISSVDGDPALYPLFHSKEKGMSGNRSFYDNKEIDSLLLEARTTVDQNKRKDLYFKAQEIIQNELPHYTLVYPHYNLGARKAVKNLVLQKNGFTDLAKTYVLK